In Candidatus Micrarchaeia archaeon, a genomic segment contains:
- a CDS encoding type II/IV secretion system ATPase subunit yields the protein GLGEIETLLGDEKLEEVVINNSREPVKVYHKKFGWCNTNLMLKDEEAIFDYSSLIARKVGRQINLLTPLLDAHLPSGDRVNATLTPISNFGNTLTIRKFSKNPWSITTLIKNKTLSPEVGALIWLCVQNELSLLIAGGTGSGKTSFLNAVAGLIPANQRIISIEDTRELTLPTFLHWVPMVTREPNPEGKGEVSMLDLMVNALRMRPDRIIVGEVRKQREAEILFEAMHTGHSVYSTIHADNVEQAVSRITNPPINVPKEMLDALAGVVVTFRHRRFNIRRVLEFGEIIKNDDFRILHRWDVKSDEMREVAGLSRLADLLSLYAGLTEKEIKQDLEKKTEVLNWMVDKNYLDVDQVGHIVSQYYFNEDDIYEMMKKGEKTS from the coding sequence GGCCTCGGCGAAATCGAGACCCTGCTCGGGGACGAGAAGCTCGAGGAAGTAGTGATAAACAACTCCCGCGAGCCCGTGAAGGTTTACCACAAGAAATTCGGGTGGTGCAACACCAACCTGATGCTCAAGGACGAGGAGGCAATATTCGACTACTCCTCGCTCATCGCTAGGAAGGTGGGGCGGCAGATAAACCTCCTCACTCCGTTGCTTGACGCGCACCTTCCGAGCGGGGACAGGGTGAACGCCACGCTCACGCCCATATCCAATTTCGGGAACACCCTCACCATAAGGAAGTTCTCCAAGAACCCGTGGTCGATAACCACGCTCATAAAGAACAAGACGCTCTCGCCGGAAGTGGGGGCTCTCATCTGGCTGTGCGTCCAGAACGAGCTTTCGCTCCTCATAGCGGGCGGAACCGGAAGCGGCAAAACCTCCTTCCTGAACGCTGTCGCGGGGCTTATACCGGCGAACCAGCGCATAATCTCGATAGAAGACACGAGGGAGCTCACGCTCCCCACCTTCCTCCACTGGGTGCCCATGGTGACCAGGGAGCCCAACCCAGAAGGGAAAGGGGAGGTGAGCATGCTCGACCTGATGGTGAACGCCCTGAGAATGAGGCCGGACCGCATCATCGTCGGCGAAGTGAGGAAGCAGCGCGAGGCTGAAATCCTTTTCGAGGCCATGCACACCGGGCACAGCGTGTATTCCACAATACACGCGGACAACGTGGAGCAGGCAGTGAGCCGAATCACCAACCCGCCGATAAACGTGCCCAAGGAGATGCTGGACGCGCTCGCGGGAGTAGTGGTAACGTTCAGGCACAGGCGCTTCAACATAAGGCGCGTGCTCGAGTTCGGGGAAATAATAAAGAACGACGACTTCAGGATTCTGCACCGCTGGGACGTCAAGAGCGACGAGATGCGCGAGGTCGCAGGGCTTTCCAGGCTCGCGGACCTCCTGTCCCTCTATGCCGGGCTGACCGAGAAGGAGATAAAGCAGGACCTGGAGAAGAAGACCGAGGTGCTGAACTGGATGGTCGACAAAAACTATCTGGACGTGGACCAGGTCGGGCACATCGTTTCCCAGTATTATTTCAACGAGGATGACATCTATGAAATGATGAAGAAGGGCGAGAAGACATCCTAG